In Thermodesulfatator atlanticus DSM 21156, one genomic interval encodes:
- the sfsA gene encoding DNA/RNA nuclease SfsA: protein MLPVFEIRADLEGTFIKRPNRFLGLVKVGHKIVEAHVHDPGRLPDVLIPGNRVLLKRANAKNRKTKYSLLAGKVKGNWIFTNSGYHRRLSGALLERLGEKIFPGLLKYEAEPRFDNGRLDYLLHFKDEDKLFVEIKSCTWAKEEVALFPDAPTTRGQKHLKHLIALREKGVRACLWILVFRPEAKCFRPAHEIDSKFAKLFKEALAAGVELYIHQLAYNWEKIFFKGSLPLCDFTP, encoded by the coding sequence ATGCTGCCAGTCTTTGAAATTAGGGCAGACCTTGAAGGTACTTTCATCAAAAGGCCAAATCGCTTCTTAGGCCTGGTAAAGGTAGGCCACAAAATCGTAGAAGCTCACGTGCATGACCCAGGAAGGCTCCCTGACGTGCTCATTCCTGGAAACCGCGTATTGCTAAAAAGAGCTAACGCTAAAAACCGCAAGACCAAGTATTCTCTCCTGGCAGGTAAGGTAAAGGGAAACTGGATTTTCACTAACTCAGGATACCATCGGCGTCTGTCAGGGGCCCTTCTTGAGCGCCTTGGCGAAAAAATATTCCCCGGCCTTTTAAAATACGAAGCCGAGCCCAGGTTTGATAACGGCCGCCTGGATTATCTTTTACATTTCAAGGATGAAGACAAACTTTTCGTGGAGATTAAAAGCTGCACCTGGGCCAAAGAAGAAGTGGCGCTCTTTCCAGATGCGCCCACCACCAGAGGGCAAAAGCATTTAAAACACCTCATCGCATTAAGAGAAAAAGGCGTAAGGGCCTGTCTTTGGATTCTGGTCTTCAGGCCAGAGGCTAAATGTTTCAGGCCCGCTCACGAAATCGACTCCAAGTTCGCAAAACTTTTTAAAGAAGCCCTTGCCGCTGGTGTTGAGCTCTACATCCATCAATTGGCATATAATTGGGAGAAAATATTTTTTAAGGGGAGTTTACCACTTTGCGATTTTACGCCATGA
- the lpxK gene encoding tetraacyldisaccharide 4'-kinase, which yields MSLKSFWQKNASLFWPFGLAMEKTTKLRATLYARGILPSYQASSPVISVGNITLGGEGKTPLVIWLTNFLQEKGFAPAVITRGYGGKEKGPVLGARDGIPLRTPYEIGDEAYLLGIKTKAPIIIARDRAKGAAFATEKLKANVLVLDDGFQHLKLKRDLDIVLFSAGKDPFCEKVFPAGYLREPLAALCRAHVFLITKADRNAPEALYLSERLASYQKPVFFAPFVTESPYPLENLWQEKNEESFPAREKFVAFCGLANPEPFFQEAQRRAKIVATLSFEDHASYGPKEIKKLLLLREKKEAFGFLTTEKDAVKLKDFVKSLSPCYVLPVKAAPEENFEAFILKYLRNAASL from the coding sequence ATGTCGCTTAAAAGTTTCTGGCAAAAAAACGCTTCCCTCTTCTGGCCTTTTGGCCTTGCCATGGAAAAAACTACCAAGCTTAGGGCAACCCTTTACGCCCGGGGAATTTTGCCAAGCTACCAGGCTTCTTCTCCGGTCATTAGTGTGGGGAACATTACCCTTGGGGGTGAAGGGAAAACCCCGCTGGTGATCTGGCTTACAAACTTTCTTCAGGAAAAAGGCTTTGCGCCTGCGGTTATCACCCGCGGCTATGGAGGCAAAGAAAAAGGCCCTGTTCTTGGCGCCAGAGATGGCATCCCTTTGCGCACCCCTTATGAGATTGGCGATGAGGCCTATCTCCTCGGCATAAAAACCAAGGCCCCAATAATCATTGCCAGAGACAGAGCCAAGGGAGCAGCCTTTGCCACCGAAAAGCTAAAGGCCAACGTGCTTGTGCTTGATGATGGCTTCCAGCACCTTAAGCTTAAACGCGACCTTGATATTGTTCTTTTTTCAGCGGGAAAAGACCCTTTTTGTGAAAAAGTCTTCCCTGCCGGCTACTTAAGGGAACCTCTTGCCGCCCTATGCCGGGCACACGTCTTTTTAATAACCAAGGCAGACCGGAATGCCCCCGAGGCCCTTTATCTTTCCGAAAGGCTTGCCTCATACCAAAAACCCGTCTTTTTTGCGCCTTTTGTCACCGAAAGCCCTTATCCCTTAGAAAATCTCTGGCAGGAAAAAAACGAAGAAAGCTTTCCTGCCAGAGAAAAATTTGTTGCCTTTTGCGGCCTGGCTAATCCTGAGCCTTTTTTCCAGGAAGCCCAAAGGAGGGCCAAAATCGTTGCCACTCTTTCTTTTGAAGACCACGCAAGCTACGGGCCCAAAGAGATCAAAAAGCTTCTTTTGCTGCGGGAAAAGAAAGAAGCCTTTGGCTTTCTTACCACGGAAAAAGACGCCGTTAAGCTTAAGGACTTTGTAAAGTCACTTTCACCATGCTACGTTTTGCCGGTAAAAGCCGCACCGGAGGAAAATTTTGAAGCCTTCATCCTCAAGTACCTCAGAAATGCTGCCAGTCTTTGA